In Humulus lupulus chromosome 6, drHumLupu1.1, whole genome shotgun sequence, a single genomic region encodes these proteins:
- the LOC133784326 gene encoding cucumber peeling cupredoxin-like, with protein sequence MARVLMGLICCFVLTVVIFTESDAAAIHTVGDHIGWSIPPNAVYYTETWTENKNFRVGDQLTFNWTGVQNVAKVSTEAEYEQCKTSSATILSSASSPFVYTLNTTGDHYFICTVGSHCQSGQKLKVEVDNRRTPPTPPTPPTPPTPPGHPTPPTPPTPPTPPTPPTPPAL encoded by the exons ATGGCTAGAGTGTTAATGGGTTTGATCTGCTGCTTCGTCCTTACGGTGGTCATCTTTACAGAGAGTGATGCTGCGGCGATACATACTGTTGGAGACCATATAGGTTGGAGCATTCCTCCAAATGCTGTCTATTACACCGAAACTTGGACTGAAAACAAAAACTTCAGAGTTGGCGACCAATTAA CCTTTAATTGGACTGGAGTACAAAACGTGGCTAAAGTATCAACAGAAGCCGAATACGAACAATGCAAAACAAGTTCAGCAACAATATTAAGTTCCGCAAGCAGCCCATTTGTGTATACTCTCAACACCACCGGTGACCACTATTTCATTTGCACTGTGGGAAGCCATTGCCAAAGTGGGCAGAAGCTGAAGGTTGAGGTCGATAACAGAAGAACCCCGCCAACTCCACCTACTCCACCTACTCCTCCTACTCCTCCTGGACATCCAACTCCTCCGACTCCTCCTACTCCTCCCACTCCTCCTACCCCTCCTACTCCTCCTGCCCTATGA